The DNA region GGTCAACTCCGGCATCAAGCTGCTGAAGTATTACCTCGACATCGGGAAGAAAGAGCAGACCCGCCGGCTCAGTGAACGCCGCCGTGACCCGCTCAAGCAATGGAAATCAAGTCCGGTCGACGCCGTGGCGCTGAAGCACTGGGACGGCTACACGCGTGCGCGCGACGAGATGTTCATACGCACGCACACCGCTGCCGCTCCCTGGTCCGTCGTGCTCGCCGACAACAAGCGAGTCGCCAGGCTCAACCTGATCAGGGACGTCCTCTCGCGGCTCCACTACGCGGGCAAGAAGCACAAGCTCATCGCACCCGACCGGGAGATCGTCTTCGAGTTCTCGCAGGACTGCCTGGATTCCGGCCGACTCGCACGTTGATACATCGAACAGAACCAACAGGATGAACCATCTATGAAGTCAATCAACGTTGAAGTCGGAGGGCTCATATCGAGCCTGAGCGCGGAGGGAGTACGTCGCAAGTTGCTGCAGCTTCCCGGCGTCCATCACGCGGATGTCAACTACGTTGCGGGAAGCGCAACGGTCCATCTCGACGAACGGCAGCTCAGTGTCGAGGATCTGCGCCGCCGGATCGTGGAGTGCGGCTATCACTGCAGTGGCGAGCAGACGCCTAAGCATGTGTGCGATCCCGCCACGGGCAGTACGGCGGGCCAGCGCCATGACGGACACGCCGATCACGCCGTGTCTGCGAAGCAGGAGGATCACGCGGTGCATTCGGGGCATGCCCATGCAGTCGGAGCGACTGCGACGATGGCCGCCTCGCCGGCCTCCCATGCCGGGCACCAGGGCCACGCAGGCGAGCCCGTCATGGACGACATGATGCACGACATGGGGCACGGGTCTGGGTCGATGCAGGACATGGCCCGGGACATGCGCAATCGGTTCTTCGTGTCCCTGATCTTTTCGATTCCGGTGTTTCTCTATTCGCCGATGGGGAAGATGTTCGGCGACTTCCAGACACCGTTCGGGCTGGACAACAAGCTCTTTCTTTTCATCTTCGCGAGCGCGGCGATCCTCTATCCCGGCTGGCCTTTCTGCATCGCTGCGTGGCGCGCTTTGCGCAACGGTGTCGCCAACATGGCCACGCTGGTCGTGCTGTCGGTGGGCGTGGGATACCTGTTCAGCGTCGGAGCGACCTTCTTCTACGAGGGTGAGGTGTTCTATGAAGCGGCGTCAGTGCTGCTGGTTTTCATCCTGCTGGGCCACTGGTTAGAGATGCGCGCCCGCGCGGGTGCGTCCGACGCGATTCGCGCGCTGATGGATCTCGCGCCACCGATGGCCACCGTCGTGCGCAACGGTGTCGAGACCAAGGTGCCAACCGCCGAGGTCGTGGCCGGTGAACTGGTGGTGATCAAGCCCGGCGACAAGATCCCGGTGGATGGCGAGATCGTCGAAGGAGCCTCGCAGGTCGACGAGTCGATGCTGACCGGCGAGTCGATGCCGGTCAAGAAGGTGGTAGGCAGCACCGTCGTTGGCGCCAGCATCAACAAGAGCGGGAGCTTCCGCTACAAGGCCACGAAGGTCGGTGCGGACACGGCATTGGCCCAGATCGTCAAGCTGGTCCAGGAGGCCCAGAACTCGAAGGCACCCGGCCAGCTGCTGGCCGACCAGGCGTCGCAGTGGCTGGTGCTGGCGGCGATCGTGATTGGCTTGTTGACCTTCAGCGTCTGGTACTGGGTGATGGGCCAGACGCTGCTATTCGCACTCACCTTGACCATCACGGTATTCGTGATCGCATGCCCTGATGCGCTGGGCCTGGCCACGCCGATGGCCATCATGGTCGGGACCGGCCTGGGTGCGATGAACGGCATCCTCTTCAAGAACGCGGCCGCGCTGGAGAACGCTACCAAGCTGACAGTGGTGGTGTTCGACAAAACCGGCACCTTGACACTCGGGCAGCCCGATGTCGTCGAGATCGTGGCCGCGCCCGGTGTCGAAGAGGCGCGGCTTCTGGCGACGGCCGCCGCGGTGGAGAAGTTCTCCGAGCACCCCCTTGCACTCGCAGTGCTCAAGCGTGCGGGGGACATGCCGACGGAGGTCACCGAGAACTTCACCAACATCGATGGGCAAGGTGCACGGGCCACCATCGGGGGCGAGAGGGTGCTGCTCGGGAACCGGCTGCTGATGCAGTCGGAGCAGGTAGACCTGACCGTCCTCGCCAGCGAGGCAACGCGGCTGCAAGGCGGCGGGCGCACGGTGGTCTATGTCGCGCGCGGCGGCCGGCTGATCGGCCTCATCGCAATCGCGGACGCCGTCCGGCCGACCTCGCGCGAGACGATCTCCAAGCTGCAGGCGCGGGGCGTGAAGGTCGCGATGCTGACCGGCGACAACCAGGCGACCGCCGAGCGCATCGGCAAGGAACTGGGCATCGACATCGTCCTTGCGGACGTGCTGCCCGGCCAGAAGGCATCCAAGATCAAGGAGTTGCAGCAGCAGGGCCACAAGGTGGGCATGGTCGGCGACGGCATCAACGACGCTCCAGCGCTGACCCAGGCCGACGTCGGTTTTGCGATCGGCGCCGGGACGGATGTCGCCATGGAAAGCGCCCAGGTGGTGTTGATGAAAAGCGACCCGTACGACGTCGTCGGGGCCATCGAGCTCTCTCGCGCAACGCTGCGCAAGATGCACCAGAACCTATGGTGGGCCGTGGGCTACAACGTGGTCGCCTTCCCGCTTGCGGCTGGGGTGTTGTACCCCTTCACGCTGTCGCCGGAGGTTGCCGCGTTGTCGATGTCCGGCAGTTCTGCGATAGTGGCCATCAATGCACTAATGCTCAAACGCACGCGCTTACCGGGCATCAAGCGCGTCACGTCGCGCACCTCCGCTCAAGCGGTCGCGTGAGCCCGTGCTGCGAGCCACCATGGTCGAGAGCCGCCCGATGAGATCGCCGCCGTCCAAAGCCAGGCTGGCCCGTCAGGACGATCTGGGCGTCGTTCAGCTGGGCTGGCTAGCGGCGGCCGTGTTCGTTGTCTCGGCCGGGTACGGCGCGTTGATGCCCTTGATTCCCGACTGGCTGCGCCCTCTGATGGGTGACGCCGACCCAGCGGTGCTCGCGCGCCATGTCGGCTACCTCAGCGGCATCTACACGGCCGGGATACTTGTGGGGGCGCCACTGTGGGGCGTGCTGGCGGACAGGCTGGGACGCGCCCGCGTGCTGTTGGTCGGGCTGGTCGGCTATGTGGCGAGCCTGCTTCCGCTGCTGCGCCCCGAATCTGTGGGCGTGGTCGGCATCTATGCGCTGCGCGGCGCTGCGGGCTTCTTTGTCGCCGCAGTCGTGCCCGTGGTGCCGGCGCTCGTCGCGCAGTACACGCCGCAGGCGATACGCGCCAAGCGCTTCGCATGGTTGGGCGCGATGTCGCTGCTCGGGTTCCTGTTCGGACCCGGCCTCAACGCCGTCGCGGATCGCCTTGCCGGCTTGGGCGTCTTCGCCGCCCTCGTGCAGGGGTCATCGACCAAGCTCGTGATCGGACTCTCGGCCGCGCTGGGTGCGTTGATGATGCTGGGCCTGGCCGCCACGCTTCCCGCGCCGTCCAGCACTCTGGATGCGGGCCCGAGCGATGACGACGGCCCGCCCGAGAGCCGGTCCTTCACGCTCTGGCTGCTCAATGGCGTGGTCATGTTCGTGCTCGCCGGCTTTGAACTCGGCATCGTGCTGCAGGGCCAGCGTCATCCCGAACTCACGTCGCGCGAGGTGTCGTGGATGTTCGCCGCATGCAGCCTGGTGATGTTGGGCGTCAACGCGGTCCTGTTTTTCACCGGCTTGCTTGAGCGCGCTGATCCCCGTCGCATGTTGGCTGCCGGCATGGTCCTGGGTATCGCGGGACTCGCGGTGCTGGCTCGCCATGGCAGCGAGACCTGGATGTACGTTGGCGTCAGTTTCACAGCGGCGGGCACCGGTATCGTGCTGCCGACCGTTGCCTACCTCGCCGCAGGCTCCGCACGTCGGCGGCTCGGAACCGCGATGGGCGGCCTAGCGGCAGCAGCCGGCTTCGGGCAGACGCTTGGATCGGCAGTCGCCGGCTGGCTGTTCGGCACCGTCATGCAGAGCAGCTTCGCATGGCTCTCCATCCCGCTCGTGGCCACCCTCGCATTCTTGCTGATTCCCCGGCAGTGGTGGCCAGCGAACCCGGCCCTGCTGACAGCTTCACCTTCCTCCACTTCACCCACCTCCACGGAGACCGAACCATGAGACTTATCCTGACGACCCTGCTCGCAGCGCTTGCCCTGTCGCTGAGCGGATGCGGCTACAACGACTTCCAGCGGTTGGACGAACAGACCAAGTCTGCCTGGTCCGAGGTGCTGAACCAGTACCAGCGACGCGCAGATCTGATACCGAACATCGTCGCGACGGTGAAAGGAGAGACCAACTTCGAACAAGAGACGCTGACCCGGGTCGTCGAAGCGCGCGCCAAGGCCACCTCGATTCAGGCTACTCCGGAACTCGTCAACAACCCCGAGGCGTTCCAGAAGTTCCAGGCGGTGCAGGGCGAGCTGTCCGGCGCGCTGAGCAGGCTGCTGGTCGTGAGCGAGAACTACCCGCAGCTCAAAGCCAACCAGGCCTTCCAGGAACTGCGCGCGCAGCTTGAAGGCACCGAGAACCGCATCACCGTGGCCCGCGGGCGCTATGTGAAGGTGGTGCAGGACTACAACGTCCTCACGCGCAGCTTCCCGACCAACATCACGGCCAAGGTGTTCAGCTACGACGTCAAGCCGAACTTCTCCGTCGCCGACGAGAAGGCGATGGCCACGCCGCCCCAGGTCGACTTCGGCGCCTCGGCACCGGCGGCGCGCCCCTGACATGAGCACGCTGAGAACAGCGGTGCCGTACCCGGCCGCCCACCTGCGCCTGGCCCGCATGTTGGCCTGGCTGTTGCTGAGCCTGTTCCTGGTGGTCGCGTCCGCGCAGGAACTGGTAGCTATTCCGCCGCTGCAGGCGCGTGTCACCGACCTCACGGGGACGCTCGCCGCCGATCGGATCGCCTCGCTGGATGCGCAGCTTCGTGCCTTCGAGGAACGCAAGGGCGTGCAGATCGCGGTGCTGATGGTCGGCTCTACGCGGCCAGAACCGGTCGAGCAGTACGCCATGCGGGTGGTCGAACAGTGGAAGCTCGGCCGCCGCAAGGTGGACGATGGCGCACTGCTGCTGGTTGCCAAGGAAGATCGTGCCGTGCGCATCGAGGTTGGCTACGGCATCGAGGGCGCGCTGAGCGATTTGGTGGCGCGGCGCATCATCGACGAAGTAATCACGCCGCGCTTTCGCCAGGGCGATTTCGACGGTGGCATCGCGGCAGGCGCCGAACAGATCATGCGCGTCGTCGACGGCGAAGCCCTGCCTGCGGCGGATCCACGGCGGCAAGGCCGGACCAACGACATCGGCCAGGCCTGGCCCTTCCTGTTCATCGTGGCTTTGATGCTGGGCGGATTGCTGCGCAACGCGCTCGGTCGGGTCCCTGGCGCCGTGGTCACAGCCGGGGTATTGGGTGCTGCGGCGTGGCTGGTGGTGGGCACCCTCGCGGTAGCCGCGCTGGCCGGATTGGCGGGATTCTTCGTCACGCTGCTAGGCATCGGCATGGGCGGCCACGGCGGCATGCATGGGCACCATCGGGGTGGTGGGTGGCCTGGTGGCGGATTCGGCGGCGGCGGAGGAGGATTCCGCGGCGGTGGCGGTGGCTTTGGTGGCGGTGGCGCCTCAGGACGGTGGTGAGATGAACATTCAACGACTTCTTCGCCACCTCGCCACCACCGGCGGCGCGGTACGCCGCGCCTTCCCGCCGCGCACTCTGGACGCCATCGAGCAAGCCATCCGTGCGGGAGAGTCCCAGCATGGCGGCCAGTTGCGCTTTGTGGTCGAGGGCGCGCTGGATGGATCGCCGCTGTGGCGAGACCAGTCGCCGCGCGAGCGAGCGCTGGATCTGTTTGCCCGTATGGGCGTATGGGACACGGCGCATAACAGCGGCGTGCTCATCTACGTGCTGCTGGCCGATCGGGCGGTGGAGGTCGTGGCCGATCGCGGCATCCATGCCTGTTGCGGTGCCGACATGTGGTCAGGTGTGTGCCAGCGCATGGAAGCCCAGTTCGCGCAGGGGCACTTCGAGGCCGGTTCCATGGAAGGCATCGCCGCCGTCAGCCATCTGTTGATGCAGCACTTTCCGCGCGACGCGGGCGACGGAAACGAGTTGCCCGATCGGCCAGTTCTTTTTTGAACGACAACATCCTTGGAGACTTTCCATGCAACTTCAGTTTTTGGGTGCCACGGGCACCGTGACCGGTTCGAAATACCTCCTGCGCCATGGCGACTCGACCATCCTGGTGGACAGCGGCCTGTTCCAGGGCTTTAAGCAGCTGCGGCTGCGCAATTGGGAGCCGCTGCCGGTCGCGCCCAAGACGATCGATGCCGTCGTGCTCACCCACGCCCACATCGATCACAGCGGCTACCTGCCGCTGCTGGCGCGGCAGGGTTTTCGCGGGCGGGTCTATTGCACGTCCGCGACGCATGAGCTATGCAAGATACTGCTCACCGACAGTGGTCATTTGCAGGAAGAAGAGGCGAAGTTCGCCAACCGCTACGGCTTCTCCAAGCACAAGCCCGCGCTGCCGCTGTACACGCGGGAGGATGCCGAGCGCTGCCTGAAGCTTTTCTCACCGCGTCCGTTCGCCGAGGCCTTCGAAGCTCTGCCCGGACTCACAGCCCGGCTGGAGCCCTCGGGGCACATGCTCGGCTCCGCCTTCGTGCACCTCAGCGATGGGCAGCGGTCGGTGCTCTTCTCCGGCGACATCGGCCGCCCGAACGACCCGGTGCTGCGCCCGCCGTTGCAGGTTCCGGGCGCAGACTACCTGCTGGTGGAGTCTACCTACGGCAACCGCAAGCATGAAGAGACTGACGCGCTGGAAAAACTGGAGACCGTGATCAATCAGACCGCCGCCCGCGGCGGTG from Acidovorax sp. T1 includes:
- a CDS encoding MFS transporter, producing MVESRPMRSPPSKARLARQDDLGVVQLGWLAAAVFVVSAGYGALMPLIPDWLRPLMGDADPAVLARHVGYLSGIYTAGILVGAPLWGVLADRLGRARVLLVGLVGYVASLLPLLRPESVGVVGIYALRGAAGFFVAAVVPVVPALVAQYTPQAIRAKRFAWLGAMSLLGFLFGPGLNAVADRLAGLGVFAALVQGSSTKLVIGLSAALGALMMLGLAATLPAPSSTLDAGPSDDDGPPESRSFTLWLLNGVVMFVLAGFELGIVLQGQRHPELTSREVSWMFAACSLVMLGVNAVLFFTGLLERADPRRMLAAGMVLGIAGLAVLARHGSETWMYVGVSFTAAGTGIVLPTVAYLAAGSARRRLGTAMGGLAAAAGFGQTLGSAVAGWLFGTVMQSSFAWLSIPLVATLAFLLIPRQWWPANPALLTASPSSTSPTSTETEP
- a CDS encoding LemA family protein, whose product is MRLILTTLLAALALSLSGCGYNDFQRLDEQTKSAWSEVLNQYQRRADLIPNIVATVKGETNFEQETLTRVVEARAKATSIQATPELVNNPEAFQKFQAVQGELSGALSRLLVVSENYPQLKANQAFQELRAQLEGTENRITVARGRYVKVVQDYNVLTRSFPTNITAKVFSYDVKPNFSVADEKAMATPPQVDFGASAPAARP
- a CDS encoding TPM domain-containing protein; protein product: MSTLRTAVPYPAAHLRLARMLAWLLLSLFLVVASAQELVAIPPLQARVTDLTGTLAADRIASLDAQLRAFEERKGVQIAVLMVGSTRPEPVEQYAMRVVEQWKLGRRKVDDGALLLVAKEDRAVRIEVGYGIEGALSDLVARRIIDEVITPRFRQGDFDGGIAAGAEQIMRVVDGEALPAADPRRQGRTNDIGQAWPFLFIVALMLGGLLRNALGRVPGAVVTAGVLGAAAWLVVGTLAVAALAGLAGFFVTLLGIGMGGHGGMHGHHRGGGWPGGGFGGGGGGFRGGGGGFGGGGASGRW
- a CDS encoding TPM domain-containing protein, which encodes MNIQRLLRHLATTGGAVRRAFPPRTLDAIEQAIRAGESQHGGQLRFVVEGALDGSPLWRDQSPRERALDLFARMGVWDTAHNSGVLIYVLLADRAVEVVADRGIHACCGADMWSGVCQRMEAQFAQGHFEAGSMEGIAAVSHLLMQHFPRDAGDGNELPDRPVLF
- a CDS encoding MBL fold metallo-hydrolase, with amino-acid sequence MQLQFLGATGTVTGSKYLLRHGDSTILVDSGLFQGFKQLRLRNWEPLPVAPKTIDAVVLTHAHIDHSGYLPLLARQGFRGRVYCTSATHELCKILLTDSGHLQEEEAKFANRYGFSKHKPALPLYTREDAERCLKLFSPRPFAEAFEALPGLTARLEPSGHMLGSAFVHLSDGQRSVLFSGDIGRPNDPVLRPPLQVPGADYLLVESTYGNRKHEETDALEKLETVINQTAARGGVVVIPAFAVGRAQSLMYGIYQLKKQGRIHHLPVYLDSPMAIDATQLYHAHRDEHRLSPEECEGMCHAAKIVNKVEESKALRASRGPMVIISASGMATGGRVVHHLKSFAPDRRNTILFAGYQAGGTRGAAILHGASTVRIHGEDVPIRAEVASLDNLSAHADADEIIAWLRGFTQTPRRTFVTHGEPEAADALRSRIDHELGWAVSVPDYLQTVELA
- a CDS encoding heavy metal translocating P-type ATPase; this encodes MKSINVEVGGLISSLSAEGVRRKLLQLPGVHHADVNYVAGSATVHLDERQLSVEDLRRRIVECGYHCSGEQTPKHVCDPATGSTAGQRHDGHADHAVSAKQEDHAVHSGHAHAVGATATMAASPASHAGHQGHAGEPVMDDMMHDMGHGSGSMQDMARDMRNRFFVSLIFSIPVFLYSPMGKMFGDFQTPFGLDNKLFLFIFASAAILYPGWPFCIAAWRALRNGVANMATLVVLSVGVGYLFSVGATFFYEGEVFYEAASVLLVFILLGHWLEMRARAGASDAIRALMDLAPPMATVVRNGVETKVPTAEVVAGELVVIKPGDKIPVDGEIVEGASQVDESMLTGESMPVKKVVGSTVVGASINKSGSFRYKATKVGADTALAQIVKLVQEAQNSKAPGQLLADQASQWLVLAAIVIGLLTFSVWYWVMGQTLLFALTLTITVFVIACPDALGLATPMAIMVGTGLGAMNGILFKNAAALENATKLTVVVFDKTGTLTLGQPDVVEIVAAPGVEEARLLATAAAVEKFSEHPLALAVLKRAGDMPTEVTENFTNIDGQGARATIGGERVLLGNRLLMQSEQVDLTVLASEATRLQGGGRTVVYVARGGRLIGLIAIADAVRPTSRETISKLQARGVKVAMLTGDNQATAERIGKELGIDIVLADVLPGQKASKIKELQQQGHKVGMVGDGINDAPALTQADVGFAIGAGTDVAMESAQVVLMKSDPYDVVGAIELSRATLRKMHQNLWWAVGYNVVAFPLAAGVLYPFTLSPEVAALSMSGSSAIVAINALMLKRTRLPGIKRVTSRTSAQAVA